In one Ignavibacteriota bacterium genomic region, the following are encoded:
- a CDS encoding polysaccharide biosynthesis C-terminal domain-containing protein, with the protein MSILINIVFSIILVQHFRAVGLALGTSISTFFLFYFTVLFIRKLVNGNFNNFLNLILKVIIGLIVMLFVFYVNDWLALTNNYYINFSIGSISGFGFYIFTLIVLKNEELTIILNKLKIHF; encoded by the coding sequence GTGTCAATTTTAATAAATATTGTTTTTAGTATAATATTAGTTCAACATTTCAGGGCAGTAGGATTAGCTTTAGGAACATCTATTTCCACCTTTTTTTTATTTTACTTTACAGTACTTTTTATTAGAAAGTTAGTCAACGGCAATTTTAATAATTTTTTAAATCTTATACTTAAAGTAATAATAGGCCTAATAGTAATGTTGTTTGTTTTTTATGTTAATGATTGGTTAGCATTAACAAATAATTACTATATTAATTTTTCTATTGGTTCGATTTCTGGATTTGGATTTTATATCTTTACATTAATTGTTCTTAAAAATGAAGAACTTACAATTATTTTAAATAAATTAAAAATACACTTTTAA
- a CDS encoding glycosyltransferase: protein MKQNLKEYILKSGLGILLKKKSYTIVQNSSDNEFLVANKITNHEHIFFIKGVGVAVQPSKEILIKNNFNVLFAGRMLWSKGVKEIIETAKLFELDGNNSITFLLAGKPDEQNPEAIPLSYLEQLKNSKNILWLDHVEDMTKVYQDTDIFLFPTKYGEGVPKALLEAASFGIPIICSDNPGCKEVVKNNYNGIVLKNLGPQEIKNNIIMLCNDIEKENLCQ from the coding sequence TTGAAACAAAATCTAAAAGAGTACATTCTAAAATCTGGCTTAGGTATTTTACTAAAAAAGAAGTCTTATACAATTGTTCAAAATTCCTCAGATAATGAATTTCTTGTTGCAAATAAAATTACTAATCATGAACATATTTTTTTTATTAAAGGTGTAGGTGTTGCAGTTCAGCCGTCAAAAGAAATTTTGATAAAAAACAATTTTAATGTTCTTTTTGCCGGTCGAATGCTTTGGTCGAAAGGAGTAAAAGAAATCATTGAAACAGCAAAACTATTTGAACTGGATGGTAATAATTCCATTACATTTCTTTTAGCTGGAAAACCAGACGAACAAAACCCCGAAGCTATTCCGTTATCTTATCTCGAACAGTTAAAGAATAGCAAAAATATTTTATGGCTAGATCATGTTGAGGATATGACAAAAGTTTATCAAGATACCGATATTTTTCTTTTTCCGACCAAGTATGGAGAAGGTGTACCAAAAGCACTATTAGAAGCCGCATCATTTGGCATTCCAATAATTTGTTCTGATAATCCGGGTTGCAAAGAAGTTGTAAAAAATAATTATAATGGTATTGTATTAAAGAACTTAGGACCGCAAGAAATAAAAAACAATATTATTATGTTATGTAACGATATTGAAAAAGAAAATCTATGTCAGTAA
- a CDS encoding sugar transferase gives MQRIIALLLLLLLSPLFLIITLAIVVEDGFPYLFTQKRVGINYTFFTMYKFRTMKKNTPNVATHLLKNPEKYLLKFGHLLRKLSLDELPNLLNIIRGDMAFVGPRPALYNQDDLMQLRIIAGVDKLLPGLTGWAQINGRDELSLPDKVALEKEYLSKKSFGFDLKIIFLTFISALFGKGVTH, from the coding sequence ATGCAGCGCATTATTGCATTATTGCTTTTACTTCTTTTATCTCCTTTATTTTTAATTATTACTCTTGCAATAGTTGTTGAGGATGGTTTTCCATATTTGTTTACTCAAAAAAGAGTGGGAATTAATTACACTTTTTTTACTATGTATAAATTTCGCACAATGAAAAAAAACACGCCAAATGTGGCGACACATCTTCTTAAAAATCCTGAGAAGTATCTACTTAAATTCGGTCACCTGTTAAGAAAATTAAGTCTGGATGAATTGCCAAATTTATTAAATATAATTAGAGGCGATATGGCTTTTGTCGGCCCTCGACCAGCACTCTATAATCAAGATGACTTAATGCAATTGAGGATAATTGCAGGTGTTGATAAATTATTGCCGGGTTTAACAGGATGGGCGCAAATAAATGGTAGGGATGAACTTTCTTTACCTGATAAGGTTGCGTTAGAAAAAGAATATTTAAGCAAAAAATCTTTCGGATTTGATCTAAAGATAATATTTTTGACATTTATCAGCGCCTTGTTTGGAAAAGGTGTAACTCATTAG
- a CDS encoding NAD(P)-dependent oxidoreductase has translation MKILLAGQNGIIGSYLFNELKSHYHLFGIGKGAHISNNYCDLDLTDIKRVENFINQQIHFDVLIFLVGLAHDKGRNQDYPVFEKINFITLINLLESMKKLDKVPAKIIFSSTISVYGEKMDRDFYCEEDILNPNSPYAKTKILAENYLNKTFSNKSWILRFAPVYSEKFKLNITRRTTIKGKNYKVGKGENKLSLLNIKNIYYAVNQILEGKLPSGTYNIADQKIYTFNDLLNYTNIKTQITIPKIIPKTAYTLGKLLNNIFLQENSIKLLTDNIYSTTKLEKYIKLPYSLSD, from the coding sequence ATGAAAATACTTCTAGCCGGTCAGAACGGAATAATTGGTTCCTACCTATTCAACGAATTAAAGAGTCATTATCATTTGTTTGGTATTGGGAAAGGGGCACATATTTCCAATAATTATTGTGATTTAGATTTAACAGATATAAAGAGAGTTGAAAATTTTATAAATCAGCAAATTCATTTTGATGTATTGATATTTTTAGTTGGTTTAGCACATGACAAGGGCAGAAATCAAGATTATCCGGTGTTTGAAAAAATCAATTTTATAACATTGATTAACCTTCTTGAATCTATGAAGAAGTTAGATAAAGTTCCTGCAAAAATAATCTTTTCAAGTACAATTTCGGTTTACGGCGAAAAAATGGATCGAGATTTTTACTGTGAGGAAGATATTTTAAATCCAAATTCCCCATATGCAAAAACAAAAATACTAGCTGAAAATTATTTAAATAAAACATTTAGTAACAAAAGCTGGATATTGCGTTTTGCACCAGTATATTCAGAAAAATTTAAATTAAATATTACCCGCAGAACAACAATTAAAGGTAAAAATTACAAAGTTGGGAAAGGTGAAAACAAACTATCTTTGTTGAATATTAAAAATATATATTATGCTGTAAATCAAATACTAGAAGGCAAACTGCCAAGCGGAACATATAATATTGCTGATCAGAAAATTTATACTTTTAATGATTTACTGAATTATACAAATATCAAAACTCAAATTACTATTCCAAAGATAATACCTAAAACTGCTTACACTTTAGGTAAATTATTAAATAATATTTTTTTACAAGAAAACAGTATAAAACTGCTTACTGATAATATTTATTCTACTACAAAATTAGAAAAATATATAAAATTACCTTATTCACTTTCCGACTGA